Proteins from one Triticum aestivum cultivar Chinese Spring chromosome 7A, IWGSC CS RefSeq v2.1, whole genome shotgun sequence genomic window:
- the LOC123150612 gene encoding aspartyl protease family protein At5g10770, with translation MVCSLVVILLFSISSSVAHGAGAGRQRYHVVETGHLEPKTFCSGLKVAPSAEGTWVPLHRPFGPCSPSAGRAPVPSLLEMLRWDQVRTDYVRRKASSGAEDVLNPAKPHVLMTQVDFGPSSTFGIGSGSGSSAWINADGDPTVVSQQTMAIDTTVDVPWIQCVPCPIPQCYPQRIPLFDPSTSSTAAAVRCRSPACRSLGSYGNGCSNTSANADCRYLIEYSDDRATAGTYMTDTLTISGSTAVRSFRFGCSHAVRGKFSDLTAGTMSLGGGAQSLLAQTARSLGNAFSYCVPQASASGFLSIGGPVTTNSTTVFATTPLVRSAINPSLYLVRLQGIVVAGRQLRIPPVVFSAGAVMDSSAVITQLPPTAYRALRRAFRNAMRAYPRSGATGTLDTCYDFLGLTNVRVPAVSLVFGGGAVVVLDPPAVMLGGCLAFTATSSDLALGFIGNVQQQTHEVLYDVAAGGVGFRRGAC, from the exons ATGGTGTGCTCCCTCGTCgtcatcctcctcttctccattagTTCCTCCGTTGCCCATGGCGCCGGAGCAGGTCGCCAGCGCTACCATGTGGTGGAGACCGGGCACTTGGAGCCCAAAACCTTCTGCTCTGGCCTCAAGG TGGCTCCATCGGCGGAGGGCACGTGGGTGCCGCTGCACCGTCCGTTCGGCCCCTGCTCGCCGTCCGCCGGCAGGGCGCCGGTGCCGTCCCTGCTGGAGATGCTCCGCTGGGACCAGGTCCGCACCGACTACGTCCGGAGGAAGGCCAGCAGCGGGGCGGAGGACGTGCTCAACCCAGCCAAGCCGCACGTGCTGATGACCCAGGTGGACTTCGGTCCCAGTTCCACCTTCGGCATCGGCTCCGGCTCCGGTAGCTCGGCGTGGATCAACGCCGACGGCGACCCCACGGTCGTGTCCCAGCAGACCATGGCCATCGACACCACCGTGGACGTGCCGTGGATCCAGTGCGTCCCCTGCCCCATCCCCCAGTGCTACCCGCAACGGATCCCCTTGTTCGACCCCAGCACGTCCAGCACCGCCGCGGCCGTCCGCTGCCGCTCCCCCGCCTGCCGCTCCCTCGGCTCCTACGGCAACGGCTGCTCCAACACGTCCGCGAACGCCGACTGCCGGTACCTGATCGAGTACAGCGACGACCGGGCGACCGCCGGGACGTACATGACCGACACGCTCACCATCAGCGGCAGCACCGCCGTCCGCAGCTTTCGGTTCGGATGCAGCCACGCCGTGCGCGGCAAGTTCAGCGACCTGACCGCCGGGACCATGTCCCTCGGCGGCGGCGCGCAGTCACTCCTCGCCCAGACGGCCCGCTCCCTGGGCAACGCCTTCTCCTACTGCGTCCCACAGGCCAGCGCCTCCGGCTTCCTCTCCATCGGCGGGCCGgtgacgaccaactccaccaccgtATTCGCCACCACGCCACTCGTCCGGAGCGCCATCAACCCGAGCCTATACCTGGTGCGGCTCCAGGGCATCGTCGTGGCGGGGCGCCAGCTCAGGATCCCGCCGGTGGTCTTCTCCGCCGGGGCGGTGATGGACTCGAGCGCCGTCATCACGCAGCTGCCGCCCACCGCGTACCGCGCGCTGCGCCGGGCCTTCAGGAACGCCATGAGGGCGTACCCGAGGAGCGGGGCCACCGGGACCCTGGACACCTGCTACGACTTCCTGGGGCTCACCAACGTGAGGGTGCCCGCCGTCTCCCTGGTGTTCGGCGGCGGCGCCGTGGTGGTGCTCGACCCGCCGGCTGTCATGCTCGGGGGATGCCTCGCCTTCACAGCCACCTCCTCGGACCTGGCCCTCGGCTTCATCGGCAACGTGCAGCAGCAGACGCACGAGGTGCTCTACGACGTCGCCGCCGGGGGCGTCGGCTTCCGCCGTGGCGCATGTTAG